The following coding sequences lie in one Salvelinus fontinalis isolate EN_2023a chromosome 21, ASM2944872v1, whole genome shotgun sequence genomic window:
- the cdc37l1 gene encoding hsp90 co-chaperone Cdc37-like 1 isoform X1: MEGFGTINFPMLADEEESCSASAVPSNGRCYSTSLQGVFVEECMASASEDSMASLCQSQQQCVKASIVSSWQLVEAQDQLCGLELHGSESVEQEHARAIASQSELSQTEQEWRRKENMLGGSRSPVLSADSSQDVFDKSIINSRSKNVELEDHDQSKTFVQKYEQEFRHFGMLRRWDDSQRFLSDLPHLVCEETANYLILWCFRLQAEEKEALMEQVAHQAVAMQFILEMASTSQQDPRGCFRQFFHKAKAGQEGYLDVFHTELEAFKQRVKEHTVKCKGETLPNFTEHQSSTARCRPDPKEVLESLPPELKSGFQLQDMQILQNVLSTMNPQVAEYHVKRCLEAGLWTNREGRWSKEDATLETDDLRMMET; encoded by the exons ATGGAGGGGTTCGGGACTATAAACTTCCCCATGTTAGCAGACGAAGAAGAAAGCTGCAGTGCCTCTGCTGTACCAAGTAACGGTAGATGTTACAGCACTTCACTGCAG GGTGTTTTCGTTGAAGAGTGCATGGCGTCTGCATCAGAAGACAGCATGGCGTCCCTGTGCCAGAGCCAGCAGCAGTGTGTGAAGGCCTCCATCGTGTCCAGCTGGCAGCTGGTGGAGGCTCAGGACCAGCTGTGTGGGCTGGAGCTGCACGGCTCCGAGAGTGTTGAGCAGGAGCATGCCCGCGCCATTGCCAGCCAATCAGAGCTCTCTCAGACGGAACAAGAGTGGCGCCGGAAGGAGAACATGCTGGGAGGCAGCAGAAGCCCTGTGCTCAGTGCTGACAGCAGCCAGGATGTGTTTGACAAG aGTATTATTAATTCAAGAAGTAAAAACGTTGAATTGGAGGATCATGACCAGAGCAAAACCTTTGTTCAGAAGTATGAACAAGAATTTAGACATTTCG GCATGTTGCGGAGGTGGGATGACAGCCAGCGGTTCCTGTCTGACCTGCCTCACCTCGTCTGTGAGGAGACTGCCAACTACCTGATCCTCTGGTGCTTCAGACTACAGGCTGAAGAG AAAGAGGCGTTGATGGAGCAGGTAGCTCACCAGGCTGTTGCTATGCAGTTTATCCTGGAGATGGCCAGCACCTCCCAGCAGGACCCCAGAGGCTGCTTCCGTCAGTTCTTCCACAAAGCCAAA GCAGGACAAGAGGGGTACTTGGACGTATTCCATACTGAGCTAGAGGCCTTTAAGCAGAGAGTAAAAGAGCACACTGTCAAGTGCAAAGGAGAGACACTCCCTAACTTTACAGAGCACCAGAGCAGCACAGCACGCTGTCGTCCGGACCCCAAGGAAGTTCTAGAATCTTTACCCCCT GAACTGAAGTCCGGCTTCCAGCTGCAAGACATGCAGATTCTCCAGAATGTTCTCAGCACCATGAATCCACAG GTGGCAGAGTACCATGTGAAGCGCTGCCTGGAGGCTGGTTTGTGGACCAACAGAGAAGGGAGATGGTCCAAGGAGGACGCTACTTTAGAAACAGACGACCTGCGCATGATGGAGACATAG
- the cdc37l1 gene encoding hsp90 co-chaperone Cdc37-like 1 isoform X2, producing the protein MDLCKTATGVFVEECMASASEDSMASLCQSQQQCVKASIVSSWQLVEAQDQLCGLELHGSESVEQEHARAIASQSELSQTEQEWRRKENMLGGSRSPVLSADSSQDVFDKSIINSRSKNVELEDHDQSKTFVQKYEQEFRHFGMLRRWDDSQRFLSDLPHLVCEETANYLILWCFRLQAEEKEALMEQVAHQAVAMQFILEMASTSQQDPRGCFRQFFHKAKAGQEGYLDVFHTELEAFKQRVKEHTVKCKGETLPNFTEHQSSTARCRPDPKEVLESLPPELKSGFQLQDMQILQNVLSTMNPQVAEYHVKRCLEAGLWTNREGRWSKEDATLETDDLRMMET; encoded by the exons GGTGTTTTCGTTGAAGAGTGCATGGCGTCTGCATCAGAAGACAGCATGGCGTCCCTGTGCCAGAGCCAGCAGCAGTGTGTGAAGGCCTCCATCGTGTCCAGCTGGCAGCTGGTGGAGGCTCAGGACCAGCTGTGTGGGCTGGAGCTGCACGGCTCCGAGAGTGTTGAGCAGGAGCATGCCCGCGCCATTGCCAGCCAATCAGAGCTCTCTCAGACGGAACAAGAGTGGCGCCGGAAGGAGAACATGCTGGGAGGCAGCAGAAGCCCTGTGCTCAGTGCTGACAGCAGCCAGGATGTGTTTGACAAG aGTATTATTAATTCAAGAAGTAAAAACGTTGAATTGGAGGATCATGACCAGAGCAAAACCTTTGTTCAGAAGTATGAACAAGAATTTAGACATTTCG GCATGTTGCGGAGGTGGGATGACAGCCAGCGGTTCCTGTCTGACCTGCCTCACCTCGTCTGTGAGGAGACTGCCAACTACCTGATCCTCTGGTGCTTCAGACTACAGGCTGAAGAG AAAGAGGCGTTGATGGAGCAGGTAGCTCACCAGGCTGTTGCTATGCAGTTTATCCTGGAGATGGCCAGCACCTCCCAGCAGGACCCCAGAGGCTGCTTCCGTCAGTTCTTCCACAAAGCCAAA GCAGGACAAGAGGGGTACTTGGACGTATTCCATACTGAGCTAGAGGCCTTTAAGCAGAGAGTAAAAGAGCACACTGTCAAGTGCAAAGGAGAGACACTCCCTAACTTTACAGAGCACCAGAGCAGCACAGCACGCTGTCGTCCGGACCCCAAGGAAGTTCTAGAATCTTTACCCCCT GAACTGAAGTCCGGCTTCCAGCTGCAAGACATGCAGATTCTCCAGAATGTTCTCAGCACCATGAATCCACAG GTGGCAGAGTACCATGTGAAGCGCTGCCTGGAGGCTGGTTTGTGGACCAACAGAGAAGGGAGATGGTCCAAGGAGGACGCTACTTTAGAAACAGACGACCTGCGCATGATGGAGACATAG